The sequence TAGTCCGCATCAACCGGCCGTTCCGCGGCGTGGACGACGGTCGTATCCCGGCGCCGATACGGGCGGGATGGCCGGTACCCTTTTCGAACGGCGAAGTCCCACCGAGGACTATTGTCGAGTCCGCTCTCCCACGGATGGATGATGGCGACGAGCGGCGAGCCGCCGACCGTCCGGTGGCGGGGAAAGTACAGGAGCGCATCCCGCAGTGGATCGAAAATCCGCGCCCACCACTCGTGCCGCACGCCTTCGACCGGCTGCAGCAATCCTGCAAGATAGACCGCCGTCGGAAGGACCAGAGGCTGCGCGATCCCGTTCGTGATCTCCCCGCTCCTGCGCACCGGGACGTTCGGCCACCACTCCGGTCCGGGAAAATAGTCCGCGGTGTCCGGATTGTAGCGGATCGCAGGGAGCATACCGTTGATCCATTGGCCCGCCAGCAGCGAATCCACCTCGCGCACCGCACGCGCCCAGTCCACATGCGCCCAGCCGATCGCCGCGAACGCGCTGTCCCAGTTCCATTGGTGGGGATACAATCGGGGGCTGGGTTTCGTGTAGCCCCCGAGGTCGTTGGTGCGGAGCACGTCCTGGGCTGCAGTGATGAGATCCGCGTCGGTCGTCATGCGGCTACGCGTCGAGCGCGTCGCCCGTGCGAGGGTCGAAGAGCCTGATCCGCGCCGGATTGAGTCGAAGCCACACCGGGGCCCCCGAGTCGGCGCGAAACTCCTCCGGCGCGGTCACCTTCAGCGATCCCCCGGCCGCCTGCACGGTCAGGAGCTGGTGAGGGCCGACCGGCTCGAGGACCACCAGCCGGCCCGGAATCGCGTCGGCCGAGCTATCGAACCCGACCGCGATGTGCTCCGGCCGGACGCCCAGCAGCACGCTCGCGTCCGGTGCGGCGGTGGCCGCAGCGTTCGGGTCGAGCGGGATCCTCACGCCCCCGACCTCGACCGCGCGACCTCTCGCTCCGGCGCGTACCGTCCCCTCCACGAAGTTCATCGGTGGGCTGCCGATGAAGCTGCCGACAAACCGGTTGGCCGGCGTCCCGTACACGCGGGCCGGAGTGTCGCACTGGACGATCCGTCCCTCTCTCATGACCGCGATGCGCTCACCGAGGCTCAGCGCCTCCACCTGGTCGTGGGTGACATAGACCGTGGTGGATCGTATCTCATGGTGCAGCCGCTTGAACTCGGCGCGCATCTGCAGCCGCAGCAGCGCGTCGAGGTTGCTGAGCGGCTCGTCCATCAGCAGGACCTGGGGCTTCATCACGATGGCGCGTGCGACCGCGACACGCTGGCGCTGGCCGCCCGACAGCTGGGCCGGATGGCGGTCGAGCAGATGGTCGATCTGGAGCAGTGCGGCGCCTTCTTCCACCCGGCCGCGTACTTCTCCCGATGGCAGGCGGCCCATGCGCAGCCCGAAGGCGATGTTCTCAAAGACGGTCATGTGGGGGAAGACGGCATAACTCTGGAAGACCATCGCGATGCCGCGTGCGGCCGGCGGCGCGGTCGTGACGTCTCGGCCGCCGATGATCACGCGGCCGCCGTCTACATGTTCCAGGCCCGCCAGGCAACGCAAGATCGTCGTCTTCCCGCAGCCGCTCGGTCCCAGCAGGACGACGAACTCCCCCTCCGAGATCTCCAGGGAGACGTCGGCGACCGCCACGACCTTTCCGTACACTTTGCGCACCCGGTCCAAGTGGATGGTCGCCACGTCAACCCGTCCTCCGCGTCATCGCACGGTGATTCCCCACAGCGTCAGCAGGTAGC is a genomic window of bacterium containing:
- a CDS encoding ABC transporter ATP-binding protein; this encodes MATIHLDRVRKVYGKVVAVADVSLEISEGEFVVLLGPSGCGKTTILRCLAGLEHVDGGRVIIGGRDVTTAPPAARGIAMVFQSYAVFPHMTVFENIAFGLRMGRLPSGEVRGRVEEGAALLQIDHLLDRHPAQLSGGQRQRVAVARAIVMKPQVLLMDEPLSNLDALLRLQMRAEFKRLHHEIRSTTVYVTHDQVEALSLGERIAVMREGRIVQCDTPARVYGTPANRFVGSFIGSPPMNFVEGTVRAGARGRAVEVGGVRIPLDPNAAATAAPDASVLLGVRPEHIAVGFDSSADAIPGRLVVLEPVGPHQLLTVQAAGGSLKVTAPEEFRADSGAPVWLRLNPARIRLFDPRTGDALDA